A single genomic interval of Acetobacteraceae bacterium harbors:
- the argC gene encoding N-acetyl-gamma-glutamyl-phosphate reductase: protein MPHIFIDGEAGTTGLDIKARLEAQNIALISIDPVQRKDPKARLEKMISADLVVLCLPDDAAREAINLLADRPEIRVLDASSAHRVAPDWVYGFPEISASQARHIAQASRVSNPGCYPTGAIALLRPLVDAGLLPSDIRLTINAVSGYSGGGHRVIEQHERDGGPAFALYALELEHKHVPEIMRHAGLSHRPVFVPSIGHFARGMIVSIPLHLDQFGATTSEDLRQCLRAAYRQSRIIRVADDSSGRLTADALAGEDILELRVHGNDARRHAVLTARLDNLGKGASGAALQNIRLMLGMAAA from the coding sequence ATGCCGCACATCTTCATCGATGGAGAGGCCGGCACCACAGGTCTTGATATCAAAGCCCGACTCGAAGCTCAGAACATCGCGTTGATCTCAATCGATCCGGTACAGAGAAAGGACCCGAAGGCCCGACTCGAGAAGATGATCAGCGCAGACCTCGTCGTTCTGTGCCTGCCGGATGATGCGGCGCGTGAGGCGATTAATCTGCTGGCTGATCGCCCCGAAATCCGGGTGCTTGATGCCAGTTCCGCCCATCGCGTGGCACCGGATTGGGTTTATGGATTTCCGGAGATTTCCGCATCGCAGGCCCGGCATATCGCGCAGGCCAGCCGAGTCTCCAATCCGGGCTGCTACCCGACAGGCGCCATTGCGCTGCTGCGCCCTCTGGTGGATGCGGGTCTTCTGCCGTCGGATATCAGGCTGACGATCAACGCGGTGAGTGGCTATAGCGGCGGCGGGCATCGTGTCATTGAGCAGCATGAGCGCGATGGCGGCCCCGCTTTCGCGCTTTACGCGCTGGAACTTGAGCATAAACATGTGCCGGAAATCATGCGCCATGCCGGGCTCTCCCACCGTCCGGTCTTTGTGCCATCTATCGGGCATTTCGCGCGGGGGATGATTGTCTCCATCCCGCTCCATCTTGATCAGTTCGGTGCAACCACCTCCGAGGATTTGCGGCAATGTCTCCGCGCGGCCTACCGGCAAAGCCGCATCATCCGGGTTGCGGACGACTCTTCCGGGCGGTTGACGGCAGATGCCCTCGCGGGCGAGGATATTCTTGAGTTGCGCGTACATGGCAATGATGCGCGCCGTCACGCCGTGCTGACAGCGCGCCTCGATAATCTCGGCAAAGGCGCCAGCGGGGCCGCGCTCCAGAATATCCGCCTCATGCTCGGCATGGCGGCGGCGTGA
- a CDS encoding phosphoserine transaminase, producing MLQRPSLKPARPYFSSGPCVKRPGWSLQNLEKAFLGRSHRAAEGRARLRDVIELSKEVLEIPPDWRVAIVPASDTGAVEMVLWALAGTRPVDVLSFESFSALWAADLRDALNIPDLHIPAAPYGALPDLTRIDWSHDVVLTWNGTTSGVCMPQDFTIPSARAGLAICDATSAAFAMDLPWDRLDVVTWSWQKVLGGEAAHGMLALSPRAVARLENAPKRALPKIFRLTNAKGLIEGIFKGDTINTPSMLCVEDARDGLEWARALGGLKGLKARVQKNLDVVTKWVEATNWIDFLAETRAIRSPTSICLKFTASWFTSLAADRQAAIVKKLVGLLEQEGAGYDLAHYRDAPVGLRIWGGATVEHADIAALLPWIEWAYAQVKAEAAP from the coding sequence ATGCTTCAACGCCCGTCTCTGAAACCTGCGCGGCCCTATTTCTCCTCCGGTCCCTGCGTCAAGCGTCCTGGCTGGTCCCTTCAAAACCTTGAAAAAGCGTTTCTCGGTCGCTCACACCGTGCGGCGGAAGGGCGCGCGCGCCTGCGTGACGTCATTGAGCTTTCGAAGGAGGTCCTTGAAATTCCGCCCGATTGGCGGGTGGCGATCGTCCCGGCTTCCGATACTGGTGCGGTGGAAATGGTTCTCTGGGCGCTGGCCGGGACACGGCCTGTCGATGTCCTATCATTTGAGAGTTTTTCAGCCCTCTGGGCTGCCGACCTGCGCGATGCATTGAACATCCCTGACCTCCATATCCCCGCTGCGCCCTACGGGGCCTTGCCCGACCTCACCCGGATTGACTGGTCTCATGATGTTGTCCTGACCTGGAACGGCACGACATCCGGCGTGTGTATGCCGCAGGACTTCACAATTCCTTCAGCGCGTGCGGGGCTGGCAATCTGCGATGCAACCTCGGCGGCTTTTGCGATGGATCTCCCCTGGGACCGGCTCGATGTCGTGACATGGTCGTGGCAGAAAGTTCTGGGCGGGGAGGCGGCGCATGGCATGTTGGCGCTCAGTCCCCGTGCTGTGGCGCGGCTTGAAAACGCGCCGAAGCGGGCGCTGCCCAAGATTTTCCGCCTGACGAACGCGAAAGGGCTCATTGAGGGTATTTTCAAGGGAGATACCATCAACACGCCCTCCATGTTGTGCGTCGAAGATGCGCGGGACGGTCTCGAATGGGCGCGTGCCCTTGGCGGGCTGAAGGGCCTCAAGGCGCGGGTGCAGAAAAACCTCGACGTTGTGACAAAGTGGGTGGAGGCGACAAATTGGATCGACTTCCTCGCGGAGACGCGCGCGATCCGCTCCCCGACATCTATCTGCCTCAAATTCACGGCGTCATGGTTCACATCGCTTGCTGCTGACAGACAGGCCGCCATCGTCAAAAAACTGGTCGGCCTTCTGGAGCAGGAAGGGGCGGGGTATGATCTGGCCCATTACCGAGACGCGCCGGTGGGGCTGCGCATCTGGGGTGGGGCCACGGTTGAACACGCGGATATCGCGGCGCTTCTGCCCTGGATTGAGTGGGCTTATGCGCAGGTTAAAGCGGAGGCCGCCCCATGA
- a CDS encoding ATP phosphoribosyltransferase regulatory subunit: MNAPQEPPVTLLPTGFIDLLQHEAEAEAQAQGIARIMGVFSQYGYEQVRSPLIEFEASLLAGGRPGALGADLPHCCDAPGGKAAPFAPVLCGELRAGRDAGA, from the coding sequence ATGAATGCACCGCAGGAACCACCCGTCACCCTCCTCCCGACCGGCTTCATCGACCTTTTACAGCATGAGGCGGAGGCAGAGGCACAGGCACAGGGCATTGCCCGGATCATGGGCGTCTTCTCCCAATACGGGTATGAGCAGGTCAGGTCGCCTCTCATCGAATTTGAAGCGTCTTTGCTCGCGGGGGGGCGGCCAGGCGCTCTCGGCGCAGATCTCCCGCATTGCTGCGACGCGCCTGGCGGAAAGGCCGCGCCCTTTGCGCCTGTCCTATGCGGGGAGCTGCGTGCTGGTCGGGACGCCGGGGCGTGA